The Triticum dicoccoides isolate Atlit2015 ecotype Zavitan chromosome 6A, WEW_v2.0, whole genome shotgun sequence genome has a window encoding:
- the LOC119317402 gene encoding protein indeterminate-domain 5, chloroplastic-like translates to MASNSSAAAVAALFGIREGHQQDQMKPLLAQQQRQHVVAPPSALLTAGPDQAAAAAPPVKKKRTMPDPDAEVIALSPKTLMATNRFVCEVCNKGFQREQNLQLHRRGHNLPWKLKQKDPNQVQRRRVYLCPEPTCVHHEPGRALGDLTGIKKHFCRKHGEKKWKCDKCAKRYAVQSDWKAHSKICGTREYRCDCGTLFSRRDSFITHRAFCDALAQESARLPPGAGHLYGATGAANMALSLSQVGSSLHDAHGQYHQASSDLLRFGGGGGGGMAARLDHLLSSSNAPSFRHLPPPQAPPFHLGSAQEFVDGNGSPAFLQGKPFHGLMQLPDLQGNGSGGTSSSAPGLFNLGYIANSGNSSGTSSHGHASQGHMANDQISEGGGGGGAGSENSGAAFFSAGGNFSGGDHQFAPSGMYNEQSVMMPQMSATALLQKAAQMGSSTSADGGGASVFGGFMGSSVPQGRAPMLDQGQMHLQSLMNSLAGGGNGGGMFGGANGRGMIDPRLYDMDQHEVKFSQGRGGGVGGGDVTRDFLGVGGRGDMMRGMSVARGENHSGSNMSFLEAEMKSASSPFNGGRMQ, encoded by the exons CCCAGCGCGCTGTTGACGGCGGGGCCAGACCaggcggccgcggcggcgccaccggtgaagaagaagaggaccatGCCAG ACCCTGACGCGGAGGTAATCGCGCTGTCGCCCAAGACGCTGATGGCGACGAACCGGTTCGTGTGCGAGGTGTGCAACAAGGGGTTCCAGCGGGAGCAGAACCTACAGCTGCACCGGCGCGGGCACAACCTGCCGTGGAAGCTGAAGCAGAAGGACCCGAACCAGGTGCAGCGGCGGCGGGTGTACCTGTGCCCGGAGCCGACGTGCGTGCACCACGAGCCCGGCCGCGCGCTGGGCGACCTCACCGGCATCAAGAAGCACTTCTGCCGCAAGCACGGCGAGAAGAAGTGGAAGTGCGACAAGTGCGCCAAGCGCTACGCCGTGCAGTCCGACTGGAAGGCGCACTCCAAGATCTGCGGCACCCGCGAGTACCGCTGCGACTGCGGCACCCTATTCTCACG GAGGGACAGCTTTATCACCCACAGGGCCTTCTGCGACGCCCTCGCCCAGGAAAGCGCGCGGCTGCCGCCCGGGGCCGGCCACCTCTACGGCGCCACCGGCGCGGCCAACATGGCACTCAGCCTCTCGCAGGTCGGCTCCTCTCTCCACGACGCGCACGGTCAATACCACCAGGCGTCCTCGGATCTCCTCCGcttcggcggtggcggtggcggcggcatggctgcccgcctcgaccacctcctgtcgtcgtCCAACGCCCCGTCCTTCCGCCACCTGCCACCTCCACAAGCGCCGCCCTTCCACCTCGGCTCGGCGCAGGAGTTCGTCGACGGGAATGGATCGCCCGCGTTCTTGCAGGGCAAACCGTTCCACGGCCTCATGCAGCTCCCGGATCTCCAGGGAAACGGCTCCGGCGGCACGTCGTCGTCGGCTCCTGGTCTTTTCAACCTGGGATACATCGCCAACAGTGGCAATAGCTCCGGTACCTCCAGCCACGGCCACGCGAGTCAGGGACACATGGCCAATGACCAGATCagcgaaggaggcggcggcggaggtgctGGTTCTGAGAATTCGGGCGCGGCGTTCTTCAGCGCCGGTGGGAACTTTTCCGGTGGCGACCACCAGTTTGCTCCTTCTGGGATGTACAACGAGCAATCCGTGATGATGCCGCAGATGTCGGCGACGGCGCTGCTCCAGAAGGCGGCGCAGATGGGCTCTAGCACAAGCGCagacggcggtggcgcgtccgtgttCGGTGGTTTCATGGGCTCGTCCGTTCCGCAGGGCCGCGCACCCATGCTCGACCAGGGACAGATGCACCTGCAGAGCCTGATGAACTCGCTGGCCGGCGGCGGCAATGGTGGCGGAATGTTTGGCGGCGCCAACGGCCGCGGCATGATTGATCCGAGGCTGTATGATATGGATCAGCACGAGGTCAAATTTAGCCAGGGCcgtggcggcggcgtcggcggcggggacGTGACGCGGGACTTTCTTGGCGTCGGTGGCAGAGGGGACATGATGAGGGGGATGTCAGTGGCAAGGGGAGAGAACCACAGCGGCAGCAACATGAGCTTCTTGGAGGCGGAGATGAAGTCGGCCTCGTCGCCATTCAATGGAGGCAGGATGCAGTGA